A single Calidithermus timidus DSM 17022 DNA region contains:
- a CDS encoding ATP phosphoribosyltransferase regulatory subunit, with translation MIPEGTRYYLPPEARLRRELAGRLTELFHAWGYELVELPALELYDPHHVLAERSFKLVDKTGDVLALRSDFTSALANMTLAFPPERYPARYQYAGQVWLREADAELGRVREYTQFGVELVGVSSPQADAEILELAWEALRALGFEEARIEVGLPSLVRDLLESTGLSQAQVESLRQAIHHKNIPELAGLLAAYRVGGPAPAILALPDLYGGREVLQEARKLSLTDKAHADLDWLEAVLALLPDVPLLLDLGRARRLDYYTGINFQAYTQDFGLPLLGGGRYDGTLLPQACGFTVGLERVMEALRLPSEAEVPDVLALDRQMAHHLRAEGKRVEQAWTDDLTALRHYARERGIPFIALEGRLEEP, from the coding sequence ATGATTCCCGAAGGCACCCGCTACTACCTGCCCCCCGAAGCCCGGCTGCGGCGCGAGCTGGCCGGGCGGCTGACCGAGCTGTTCCACGCCTGGGGGTACGAGCTCGTCGAGCTGCCGGCGCTCGAGCTCTACGACCCCCATCACGTGCTGGCCGAGCGCTCTTTCAAGCTGGTGGACAAGACCGGCGATGTGCTGGCCCTGCGCTCGGACTTCACCTCGGCGCTGGCGAACATGACCTTAGCCTTCCCGCCCGAGCGCTACCCCGCGCGCTACCAGTACGCCGGGCAGGTTTGGTTGCGCGAGGCCGACGCCGAGCTGGGTCGCGTGCGCGAGTACACCCAGTTCGGCGTCGAGCTCGTCGGGGTCTCGAGCCCCCAGGCCGACGCGGAAATCCTCGAGCTGGCCTGGGAGGCCCTGCGGGCGCTGGGCTTCGAGGAAGCCCGTATCGAGGTGGGGCTGCCCTCGCTGGTGCGCGACCTGCTCGAGAGCACCGGTCTGAGCCAGGCCCAGGTCGAGAGCCTGCGCCAGGCCATCCACCACAAGAACATCCCCGAGCTCGCCGGGCTGCTCGCAGCCTACCGCGTGGGCGGCCCGGCCCCGGCCATTCTGGCCCTGCCCGACCTCTACGGCGGGCGCGAGGTGCTGCAAGAAGCCCGCAAGCTCAGCCTCACCGACAAGGCCCACGCCGACCTCGACTGGCTCGAGGCCGTGCTGGCCCTCCTCCCCGACGTGCCACTCCTCCTCGACTTAGGCCGCGCCCGCCGCCTCGACTACTACACCGGCATCAACTTCCAGGCCTACACCCAGGACTTCGGCCTGCCCCTGCTGGGCGGGGGCCGCTACGACGGCACGCTGCTGCCCCAGGCCTGCGGCTTCACGGTGGGATTGGAGCGGGTGATGGAAGCCCTGCGCCTCCCCAGCGAGGCCGAAGTCCCCGACGTGCTGGCCTTAGACCGCCAGATGGCCCACCACCTGCGGGCCGAGGGAAAGCGGGTAGAGCAGGCCTGGACCGACGACCTCACCGCCCTACGCCACTACGCCCGGGAGCGGGGAATCCCCTTCATCGCGCTGGAAGGGCGGCTCGAGGAGCCCTGA